In the genome of Pelobacter seleniigenes DSM 18267, one region contains:
- a CDS encoding type IV pilus twitching motility protein PilT, which yields MNLNDILAMALKSNTSDIHIKAGLPPVFRIDGNLRPLPKAPRLTSEAVRSMCEALMNDRQRAKFEEYCEVDLAYGVPGLGRFRVNVFMQRNSVSAVFRAIPFKVATLDDLTMPPVLKKIAQEQRGLVLVTGATGTGKSTTLAAMIDHINSNRTAHIVTVEDPIEYLHRDRKCIINQREVGFDTVGFAPALKSALRQDPDVILVGEMRDLETAETALAAAETGHLVLSTLHTIDAPETISRIISMFPPHQQRHIRLQLANVLKGVISQRLIPRIEGQGRVAAVEVMISTARVRELIDDREKTSQLRDAIAQGYTTYGMQTFDQALMDLVKRKVISYEEALRQSSNPDDFKLKFSGIDSTSDTSWSDFERGKEEEEKHTEHQAEPDKDDQVEIERF from the coding sequence ATGAATCTGAACGACATACTGGCAATGGCACTGAAGTCGAACACCTCGGATATCCATATTAAGGCTGGGCTTCCGCCGGTGTTCAGGATCGACGGCAACCTGCGCCCGCTGCCCAAGGCTCCGCGCCTGACCTCGGAAGCGGTCCGCAGCATGTGCGAAGCGCTCATGAACGACCGCCAGCGCGCCAAGTTCGAGGAATACTGCGAGGTCGACCTTGCCTACGGGGTGCCGGGTCTCGGCCGCTTCCGGGTCAACGTGTTCATGCAGCGCAACTCGGTTTCAGCGGTGTTCCGGGCGATCCCGTTCAAGGTTGCCACCCTCGATGATCTGACCATGCCCCCGGTCCTCAAAAAGATTGCTCAGGAACAGCGCGGCCTGGTGCTGGTCACCGGAGCGACCGGAACCGGGAAATCCACCACCCTGGCGGCGATGATCGATCACATCAACAGTAACCGCACAGCCCACATCGTCACGGTTGAGGACCCCATCGAATACCTCCACCGTGATCGTAAATGCATCATCAACCAGCGCGAAGTCGGCTTCGACACCGTCGGCTTTGCCCCGGCCTTGAAGAGCGCCCTGCGCCAGGACCCCGATGTCATCCTGGTCGGCGAAATGCGCGACCTGGAAACCGCCGAAACCGCCCTGGCCGCAGCCGAAACCGGCCACCTGGTCCTGTCGACCCTGCACACCATCGATGCCCCGGAAACCATCTCGCGGATCATCTCCATGTTCCCCCCGCATCAGCAGCGGCATATCCGCCTGCAGTTGGCCAATGTGCTCAAAGGGGTCATTTCCCAGCGGCTGATTCCGCGCATCGAAGGTCAGGGGCGGGTTGCCGCGGTCGAGGTCATGATCTCCACCGCCCGGGTCCGCGAACTGATCGACGACCGCGAGAAGACCTCGCAACTGCGCGATGCCATTGCCCAGGGCTATACCACTTACGGCATGCAGACCTTTGACCAGGCGCTGATGGATCTGGTCAAACGGAAGGTCATCAGCTATGAGGAGGCGCTGCGGCAAAGCTCCAATCCGGACGACTTCAAGCTCAAGTTCTCCGGCATCGATTCAACCTCCGACACCTCCTGGAGCGATTTCGAACGCGGCAAGGAAGAGGAAGAGAAGCACACCGAGCACCAAGCAGAGCCGGACAAGGATGACCAGGTCGAAATCGAACGCTTCTGA